One segment of Babesia bigemina genome assembly Bbig001, chromosome : II DNA contains the following:
- a CDS encoding membrane protein, putative: MLIVWVAIVCSFNPVGAWRSERGLRDRAETHETKGETKANDKTTGSTSVHHGDKHVDDTYTELNEALKGNMRQKVDAAIASSAIQSQPRGLPVSVNGTSSEKRDDIVYQPAKGFLNTAYFNTLLVIFAILVLVLTLVADIEMRIQSKDEFMRQAFDNCVRQVALMSFVTLSLYIAMHTDLAKRLDELFVRDSKHLEVFDALMQISFFLFCGFFLYCIYIGIVVSRWTKFMRKADEADVLTSAKEFDFVKGSLFSWNRTAIDKARYMVNRMEFGDAVKQRGYSDVGGCYFMDYLRASLIQIAMTLIRISRVSLFVALVVLVALRFIGPVHIMRTIHILSSLNTAAVVALAWRIWYIESHLYPPELSQYMLLKLNVSDVGEALQPTYKGDNNEYTPSNIVQYWICGDTAINAHENLFWLKQHGPVVLHKAFEALLFCHLMILSVWLYCLKNNASAITEDYDAAAPIVGTLIVALLAPSMLYSLVIVTRCGNLIDFELLEKVLTSHKNENAKNALQLIDSLALEAIIFALEKGADDQWRKLLAKQKALPDAINNQLMSHWNSMKNGKDEIKFSALLKYFQSQWGNFRSCNQQRMKDFVKQFMHNDPKTMNCQEFMVFGYAIKSMILTPLEEEYQIALFEDKFEIPWRSPCGIDLNNFDAIITKLNIKWIKSSQRHFLEFIAGGAVEGISPHYLIRQLDNFQQACQKNYFSTV; encoded by the exons ATGCTCATTGTATGGGTCGCCATAGTGTGTTCATTTAACCCTGTAGGCGCCTGGAGAAGTGAAAGGGGGCTCAGAGACAGAGCTGAAACCCATGAGACGAAAGGCGAAACTAAAGCAAATGACAAGACTACAGGCTCCACATCGGTCCACCACGGAGACAAGCATGTTGACGACACATACACCGAACTAAATGAGGCTTTAAAAGGGAATATGCGCCAAAAAGTGGACGCAGCGATTGCTAGTAGCGCTATTCAGTCGCAACCGAGGG GCCTCCCTGTATCCGTCAATGGAACAAGCAGCGAAAAGCGAGATGACATTGTATACCAACCTGCTAAAGGATTTTTGAATACAGCATACTTCAATACGCTTCTGGTCATTTTCGCAATCCTAGTGCTTGTCCTCACGCTGGTCGCCGACATAGAAATGCGAATACAGTCCAAGGATGAATTCATGCGGCAGGCTTTCGACAACTGCGTGCGGCAGGTTGCGCTCATGAGTTTCGTAACCCTCAGTCTTTACATTGCAATGCACACGGATTTGGCCAAACGGCTGGACGAACTCTTCGTCAGGGATTCAAAACACCTTGAGGTCTTCGATGCACTCATGCAAATATCATTCTTCCTGTTCTGTGGGTTCTTTTTGTATTGTATATACATCGGTATCGTGGTGTCAAGGTGGACTAAGTTCATGCGTAAAGCAGATGAGGCAGATGTGCTGACCTCCGCGAAAGAGTTCGACTTCGTCAAGGGCAGCCTGTTTAGCTGGAACCGCACCGCCATCGACAAGGCCAGGTACATGGTCAACAGAATGGAGTTCGGTGATGCCGTCAAGCAGAGGGGGTACTCGGACGTTGGCGGCTGTTATTTCATGGATTACCTTAGAGCCTCGCTTATACAGATAGCGATGACCCTGATTAGGATATCGCGTGTGAGCTTGTTTGTGGCGTTAGTGGTGCTTGTAGCATTGAG GTTCATAGGCCCCGTCCATATCATGCGCACCATACACATCCTCTCGTCTCTAAACACCGCGGCTGTAGTCGCTCTTGCTTGGCGGATTTGGTATATAGAATCGCATCTTTACCCGCCAGAACTATCGCAATATATGCTTTTGAAGCTCAATGTGTCCGACGTCGGTGAAGCGTTGCAGCCTACGTACAAGGGGGACAACAACGAG TATACACCATCTAACATCGTACAATACTGGATCTGTGGGGACACGGCAATAAACGCTCATGAAAATTTGTTCTGGTTGAAGCAACATGGTCCCGTCGTACTGCACAAGGCCTTCGAAGCGTTGCTCTTCTGCCACCTCATGATACTATCCGTATGGTTATATTGCTTGAAAAACAACGCCAGTGCTATTACTGAGGATTACGATGCCGCTGCTCCGATTGTAGGCACTCTGATAGTCGCCTTGCTCGCACCGAGCATGCTTTACTCCCTGGTGATCGTGACCAGGTGCGGCAACCTGATCGATTTCGAGCTTTTGGAGAAGGTTCTCACGTCAcacaaaaacgaaaatgccaAAAATGCGCTGCAGTTAATCGACTCGCTAGCCTTGGAGGCAATCATATTCGCGTTGGAGAAGGGCGCGGATGATCAGTGGAGAAAATTACTGGCTAAGCAGAAGGCGCTACCAGATGCCATTAATAACCAACTGATGTCGCATTGGAATTCCATGAAGAATGGAAAGGATGAAATTAAGTTCTCCGCGCTGCTAAAGTACTTCCAATCGCAATGGGGAAACTTCCGCTCGTGTAACCAACAGCGCATGAAG GATTTCGTCAAGCAGTTCATGCACAACGACCCGAAAACCATGAACTGCCAGGAGTTTATGGTCTTTGGATACGCCATCAAAAGCATGATACTAACACCGCTGGAAGAAGAGTATCAAATT GCGCTCTTTGAAGACAAGTTCGAGATCCCATGGCGGTCGCCATGCGGCATTGACCTTAACAATTTCGATGCGATTATAACGAAG CTGAATATCAAGTGGATCAAGAGTTCTCAAAGGCACTTTTTGGAGTTTATTGCAGGGGGTGCTGTTGAAGGCATCTCGCCGCATTATCTAATAAGGCAACTTGACAACTTCCAACAAGCCTGCCAGAAAAACTACTTTAGCACGGTATAA